CTAGACAAGTGTTCACTTTTATCCAAGTATGTATCAATTGGTTGAATCAGCTCTGCCAGTGCATATTGGATCACAGGTGCTGGCATGGCAACCGCATCCGGTGGAGTGCCGGATATAGTGCCCATCATGAGGCGTTCAGCCAGTTCATTTTGTCCCACCGTAGTTACGGTGACACTACCAACCTCCGGGTGCTTCTCTGCAAATAGAGCTGCTACCGTTTTGATGCCTTCGATTGCTTTTTGCTGCCAGGGGTTAATCCATAGTACCAGATCAACTTCCTCTCCTGCCTGTACCACTGGTGGAATCAAAAGCCACATTGTGAGGATTGACAATACTAGCGATAATATGATGGTTCTATGTTGCATTAATAACTACTCCCTTCATTCGATCTTTCTTTCATCGCCAACCATAGATAATTCGCAATTGTACGAGCAGCTGCTCTCTGCCGGAAAGTCTCTTGGCAGTGTATTCGTATTTATCACATTATTCGGTTGTATACCTTTAGCACAACATACCGTAGTTATTTACTTTAATCGTGTAAGCCATGAATTAATGTCTCGTCTCCCTATCCTCCCCATGTGTGTATTTCGCTTAGCTTAGACCGCATCAATTCTCCGTAGTGTATCAACTAAGTTTAGTGTAACCCATGCCCGACCTGCGTTCAAGGGCAATTATTTAACCACTTTGCTGTTTTTGAACATTATGACGAATTAGGCAACTAACCAATACCAGCCTATCAATCGTTCTAGCACAGCTAGCAAGGCAATATTTAGAACCTGCATCCATAGCATCATCCTCTATCAGATTATGTTCATTTTCCTAATGGACGCCAATCTAGTATACTTTGTACTAGGGGTGTGACGTTCGAACGGCTAAGCATCTAAGCAAAGGACGTGATTCTTGATGAGGCACAGCTACTTCTTGACGGTTACACCAAGGGACGAGCAGCTTCCCGTCTACTTATGTACCGTGGGACATGTACACCAAAGACCGACTCAGTATCCTAACGGATGTCCGAACTACCACTGGTTGCATACCATTTCAGGTAAAGGAATGGTGGAGCTTTTAGGGGATCTCACCCCTTTGCCCCACGGTCGGGGGTTTTTAATGTATCCAGGGACTCCCTGCAACTACTGGCCCACCGCCGATGTGTGGGAAGTAATGTGGCTTACCTTTAACGGAAAAGACATAGACCGCTTCTTGCAGGCCTGGGGAATGACACCGGGTTTCATCGACTTATTTGATGTGCAGTACCTTTGCAGCAAGATCAACGATCTACTAACCCGGGCCGCGGAGCAGTCCGACTACACAAGCGCAGTTCTATCCGGCCTTTTGTATTCATTCTTACTGGAATTGGGTTGGCAGTCTTCCCGAGAAGAACGTCAAGTGCGGCAGAGAAAAAGACTTGCACCAGTGACCGAGCATATCCATCGTAGATACAGCCAGCCGATCAGCCTAGACGAATTAGCCAATCTCAT
This window of the Limnochordia bacterium genome carries:
- a CDS encoding AraC family transcriptional regulator, whose translation is MRHSYFLTVTPRDEQLPVYLCTVGHVHQRPTQYPNGCPNYHWLHTISGKGMVELLGDLTPLPHGRGFLMYPGTPCNYWPTADVWEVMWLTFNGKDIDRFLQAWGMTPGFIDLFDVQYLCSKINDLLTRAAEQSDYTSAVLSGLLYSFLLELGWQSSREERQVRQRKRLAPVTEHIHRRYSQPISLDELANLINITPQHLCRMFRSVFGVTPISYLTTYRIIKSKELLLHQPDLTVEEVANRVGFSSLSYFCTIFRRYEKTTPAEFRRANLRNI